The segment GCACCACGTGCCGTGCAACACGTGCCGGCACTGCCGCCGCGGTCACCACACGATGTGCCACACGCTGCACAGCACCAATTTCGATCCCGGGGGCTTCGTCGAGTACGCGCGCCTCACACCGATCCACGTAGACCGCGGCGTCTATCCGCTGCCCGACACGGTGTCGTTCGACCAGGCCGTCTTCGTCGAACCGCTTGCCTGCGTGGTCCGGGCGCAGCGGACCGCGCCGGTCCGCTGCGACGACACCGTGTTCGTCGCGGGAAGCGGGATGATCGGGCTCCTCCACATCAAGCTCGCACGCGCCGCCGGCGCGCGGCGCGTCGTGGCGGCGGATATCTCGGAGTACCGGCTGGCGGCCGCGCGCCGCTTCGGGGCGGACGCCGCGTTCCGGCCCGGCGGCGATCTCACGGCGCAGGTGCGCGAGGCGAACGACGGCCGCCTGGCCGACCTCGTCATCGTCTGCACCGGGGCGGGCCCGGCGATCGCCGGGGCGCTGCGCTGCGCGGAGCCGGGCGGGACCGTGATGCTGTTCGCGCCGTCCGGCCCCGACTACGCGTTCCCGGCGGTGCCCTTCAACGAGACGTTCTTCCGCACGGACCTCACCGTTACCACGTCCTACGGTGCGGCGCCGGCGGACTACGCCGAGGCGCTCGGCCTGATCGCGCGGGGGCGCGTCGCGGTGGACGACATGGTGACGCACCGGCTCGGCCTCTCGGACGTCGCCGAGGGATTCCGCCTCGTCGCCGCCGCCGATGATTCGATCAAGGTGATCCTCGACCACCGACGTTGAATGCCGCGTCGCATTCGCGGCTTCCGGCCGGAGGTCCCGCGGAGCCGGGGGCGGAATAGGTCGCGGCGATGGGCGTCCTCGAATCGCACGTTGACGTCGGCTCCCCCGAGTTCCGAACCAACCGCGAGCACCACGAGGGGCTGGCGCGCCTCCTCGCGGAGCGACTGGCCCTCGTCCGGGCCG is part of the bacterium genome and harbors:
- a CDS encoding alcohol dehydrogenase catalytic domain-containing protein codes for the protein MRRPASDGEAAGATAAAPAPAGRMRAAVYYTNHDVRLEDRPVPAIGPGELLMRIERSGICGSDAMEWYRRHRAPLVLGHEVAGTVAVVGEGVRAYRTGDRITAAHHVPCNTCRHCRRGHHTMCHTLHSTNFDPGGFVEYARLTPIHVDRGVYPLPDTVSFDQAVFVEPLACVVRAQRTAPVRCDDTVFVAGSGMIGLLHIKLARAAGARRVVAADISEYRLAAARRFGADAAFRPGGDLTAQVREANDGRLADLVIVCTGAGPAIAGALRCAEPGGTVMLFAPSGPDYAFPAVPFNETFFRTDLTVTTSYGAAPADYAEALGLIARGRVAVDDMVTHRLGLSDVAEGFRLVAAADDSIKVILDHRR